The Heteronotia binoei isolate CCM8104 ecotype False Entrance Well chromosome 14, APGP_CSIRO_Hbin_v1, whole genome shotgun sequence genome has a window encoding:
- the LOC132582292 gene encoding putative nuclease HARBI1, whose product MGAHGGWCPLISPPESPRVRPLHILPTLYVWVVWWRRRRCQTRRYWERLSTLHLEDATCLDCFCLNRATIQELCEQLEASLCSQVTGPRPIPILQQVLIPLCFLATGSFQGVVAEVLEVSQLSASHCLYSILDTMLQRLQQHMQFPTDEEELWTARAGFAAVAGFPNVMGAMDCMHFALVAPREDPMVYQNRHHFYSLNVQASSDHQGLFTDLVAKFPGSVHDAQIFMSLGLNCLLAAWPDGQGWLLGKATRWWRGAPLPSPVLTFLSSTGDGGYLLLPYQEDAPEDRVAYNQAHRATRMVIKRAFRQLKMRFCCLHHTDG is encoded by the coding sequence ATGGGGGCCCATGGCGGGTGGTGCCCCCTCATCTCGCCGCCAGAGTCTCCCCGGGTGCGGCCGTTGCACATCCTCCCCACTCTCTATGTGTGGGTTGTGTGGTGGCGGCGGAGACGCTGTCAGACGCGCAGATACTGGGAGCGCCTGAGCACTTTGCATCTCGAGGATGCCACCTGTCTGGACTGCTTTTGCCTGAACCGTGCCACCATCCAGGAGCTGTGTGAGCAGCTCGAGGCGAGCCTCTGCAGCCAGGTGACTGGCCCCCGCCCCATCCCCATCCTGCAGCAAGTCCTCATCCCCCTGTGCTTCCTGGCGACTGGCTCCTTCCAGGGTGTGGTGGCTgaggtcctggaggtctcccagttaTCGGCCAGCCACTGCCTCTACTCCATCCTAGACACCATGCTTCAGCGCCTCCAGCAGCATATGCAGTTCCCAACAGACGAGGAGGAGCTGTGGACTGCCAGAGCAGGCTTCGCGGCGGTTGCGGGGTTCCCCAATGTCATGGGGGCTATGGACTGCATGCATTTCGCCCTGGTGGCCCCACGGGAGGATCCCATGGTGTACCAGAACAGGCACCACTTCTACAGTCTCAACGTGCAGGCATCCTCCGACCACCAGGGACTTTTCACAGATCTGGTGGCGAAGTTCCCTGGGAGTGTACATGACGCCCAGATCTTCATGTCCTTGGGCCTCAATTGCCTCCTGGCAGCCTGGCCGGATGGGCAAgggtggttgctaggtaaggcCACCAGGTGGTGGCGTGGAgcgcccctcccatcccctgttcTCACCTTCCTGTCCTCTACAGGTGACGGAGGGTACCTGTTGCTGCCCTACCAGGAGGACGCGCCCGAGGACCGGGTAGCATACAACCAGGCGCACAGGGCCACTCGCATGGTCATCAAGCGTGCCTTcaggcagctgaagatgaggttcTGCTGCCTGCACCACACAGATGGCTGA